CCATTATTTACTCCTGGGGGAGGAGTTTCAGACCACGTACCATCGAGATTAACGAAGAGGTTTTAACTAGGCTGAGAAGCGACTTTCAAGGCCTCGTAAAGAAAGCACTTACTTAGTGAGTAGGAACCCTTTTACTAAACTGCAAGGACGCCTTTGGAGGATCCTTCTCTAACTAAAACCTGTGGATAGGCTAGGCGCTAGTTCCTGCTTAAGTCTCAGCCATCTTCTTCACGGCTTTTTCATGAAACGCCTCATCCTGGACTATCTTCTCTATTGAAAGCTTGGCGAGACCAACATGTGCTTCATCCTGCAAAAGCTTCGAAATCAAAGGAAGCAGGAGCTTATGGTATGTTTCCTCGCCAATAAACCCTTCCAGGAACACTAGGTCTTTCAGAACACTCTTGGCTTCAGCCACCTTCCCCTGCTTAATCTTTGAATAAGCTTCTTCAACCCTTCTCCACGCCTCACCTATTACAGCGGGGCAATCGCCTGTTTCCTCGTAGGATCCGAGCACCATGCTTAGTGAACGGAGGACCTCGCTGTGGACACCGCTTTCAAGCCCGATCTGCTTTAAAAGAATAGAGGCAAACTTATCCCTGCCCTCCACTACCGAGGCAAGCTCCTGGTATAGAGATGCGACCCTGCGTTCAAGCTCAATGGAGCAGTATAGTAGTTTCCCGTCAATCATAAACTCTTCCCCCATGCTAAGATTAAACGGTTTCCCCGCATATATGTTTTCATGTTCGTAAAAAGGACATAGTTCGCGCAAAAACTTCATACAGCTCTCCACGCGGCATGGGGCAAGAGTAAGAAGCATCTTCTCAACGGAGCTCAGGGAGCGGATTTTAGATGCTTGCGCGCGTTCAAGCATTGTGATTACGGGAATCAGCATGCTTTAAAACATGATCAGCTAACGAGAACCCTGATTCAAGCCTAGCAATAACGAGTAAGGTAAATGCCGCCGCCGGGATTTGAACCCGGGTCACGGGCTCGAAAGGCCCGCATACTTGACCGGGCTATACTACGGCGGCATCCTTATGAAAATAGGATGAGTGAGTCCTAAATATTTTTTACTCTCACAATCAGCATTAATGTTTAAAACCTCCATGTCAGAATCCATATATTTGAAGCGGCGGTCGTCTAGCCTGGACTAGGACGCCGGCCTGCCACGCCGGAAATCCCGGGTTCAAATCCCGGCCGCCGCACTCCTCCAAGTAAACGGGTGGAACAGGTTAAGTGTTCCACTACATCTGGATTTTGGTTTCAAATCATCTTGTTTTAGAGCTCGGTAAAGTTTAAATAACCGGTTAAGGCTAGAAGTGTTAGGTTCGGTGAACCTAATGGGTTATCCGAGCATTTTGCCTGCTCTCACGCCATACCTGCTTGTTTTCGGAGCTTTCACGCTAGTGTTTTTCAAACTGCTTAACGCGGGAAAGGTGTTTTCAAGAATTTACGCTTTCGCATACGTTTTAACCTCCCTAGTCTTCTCGGTTTCAACCTACTTAATGGTGAGGGATTCAGGCATCCTGTACTACGAGCTCGGGGGTTTCCCGCCACCGATAGGTATCACATATGTTGTCGACGAGTTTTCGGCTTTTCTAGGAGTTATTGTCACCGGGTTGGCTCTTCTCCTTTATCCTTTAATATTTGTCTTGCAACCTCGAAGCGACGAGTACTACTTAGCCCTATATCTCGGCTTGCTTGCGGGGTTCACCGGCGTGCTTTACACTGGGGACTTGTTCAACATGTTCGTAATGATGGAGGTGATGCTGGTTTCAACATACGGGCTTGTAGCTCTAGCAGGGTCTAAACAATCATATAAATCCGCCTTCGACTACGCCATGATTGCCGGGGTGGGAGGGCTCTTATTCTTCGCCGGCGCCGTCTTAATATATTTCGCAACGGGGACCCTAAGCCTTGGACACATGGGTTTAATAGAGCAGGGTTTCAACACGTGTTTCAAGGGTTTATCGGAGAAACCTGTGGAGGCCTTGCAGATCCTATCTCTTCTACTCTTCTGGGGGCTGGTTGTTGACGAGGCCTTGGTGCCACTGCATTTCTGGCTCCCACCAGCCTACTCCTCAGCCGGGCCGGTCACGGCATCATTGCTTGCGGGGGCTTCGGAAGGGGTTGCCTACTATGCGTTAGCCAGGATTGTATACACTGTTTTAAACGGGTTGAACCCTATTTTGGAATACTCCTTGAGAATCCTGGGTACTGCCAGTATTTTAGTGGGGGGCGTGGGAGCCTTATACTCTAGGAGCCTCTCTCAGACAATATCGTACACTGTTGTAATGGACTCGGGCTACATGGCAATAGCATTATCCCTTGGACCTGCGGGTTTAAACGTGGCCTTAGCCTACATACTGGCTCACTCGATAGTCAAACCCCTCCTCTTCCTAATAGCAGGCTGGGTTAAGGGAGCGTATGGCACGGACTTGTTTGACAAGGTTGAAGGATCGCTCAGGTCTTCCAAAGTACTTCAAGCGGGATTGGTAACAGGGGCTGCCGCAGTTACGGGGTTGCCTCCTACAATATTTTTCATCGCCAAACTCGGTGTTTACGTGAATCTTTTCAACGCTTTAAACGGGGACTTGACCATTCCACTAGCTCTTTTTACATCACTCGTCGGTTCACTACTCGCCCTGACAGCCTTCCTCAAAGCAGTATCCGCGCTGGTTCTTTCTCCCCCGGGCGAGGGCTGGAAACCTGTTCCAACAATTCTTAAAGCATACCTGGTGTTGTTCACGGTTCTCACAATACTGTTAGGCATTGTTTACGCTTTCACAATTGGACCGGTAGTCTCCTCCGCGTCGAACTCAATAGTTGCTGGAAGGAGTGATTACCTTTCAACGGTCAGCGGAATCTTGTTCTGCCGAGGTGGCTCAGCATGAGCATACTGGATAAGCTTGTTAGATGGGCTCGTAGCAGGAGTATATGGATGATACACTACTGTTCCGCATGCGGGGCCGTCGAGTTCCCACCTCTCGTAATGTCCCCTCTAGACTGGGAGAGATATGGCTACATGCCTGCTCCAAGCCCAAGGCAGAGTGACCTCTACGTTGGAATGGGCTATTTAACGAAGAAAACTGTGAAGCTGTTTCTCAACATGTATAGGCAGGTTCCCGAGCCAAGGTTCGTTGCAGCAGGTTGCAACTGCACGGCAACGGGTGGATTGTACTGGGATAGCTACGCCACCTATAAGAGGCTTGACGAGTTCGTGGAGGTTGAGGGATGGGTTCCGGGATGCATGCCGATGCCTGATGACTACTTCAGCCTCTTAGAGCATTTGAGGAGGAAGATCGCCAGCACGAGGCTTGAAACACATGTCTCGAAAATAAGGCCCGATGCTTTTGAGAAAATAGCGAGATACGAGGAGCTGGAGAAGCAGTGGCTTAAGGAGTACATGGATAAAGCTTCGAAACAGGCTGGTGAACAAGCCAACTATGCTTTTACCCCTTCATACCCGGAGTGCTACGAGGTCTCCAATAAGCATAAAATCTGTAAAACCAGTGTTGAGAAGGAGAGGTTGAGAACGGTTTTAAAAGAGCTTAAAGACCAAGGCTTCAGCCTCCTCATCAACATCAACGCGGTCGATTATCCCGAGAAAGGGGTTATTGAGCTATATTACGTTCTCGAAAACCCCGGCACGGGAGAGCAGAAATGGGTTAAAACCTTCACCCAGAGGTTAAGTCCGATCGTTGACAGCGTGCACGATATCTACCCGCTCGCGCTCTACATAGAGAGAGAGGTCTATGAGATGATGGGGGTTGAGTTCAGAAACCACCCCTCGCTTAGAAAGTGGATACTGGAGGGTAACTGGGAAGGGCCTCCGCCTCTCAGAAAGGATGTTGACACCGTAGGCTTCGTGGTTAAGGTAATGTATGGAGGCTACAAGTATGGGAGATAGAGAATACCAGGTTGTCTACTTCGGCCCCCAGCATCCCGGGGCTCCGGGGAATATTGCCTACAAGCTGTGGCTAGATGGCGACAGGGTGGTTAAGGCCGAGGTCATCCCGGGATTCCTGCACAGGGGCTTCGAGAAGATGATGGAGAACAGGACCTGGGAGATGAACGTTGCAATGAGCTACAGGTTCTGTGTTGAAGACCCTGATCACCTTGAAATCGCCTATTCTCTTGCTGTTGAAGACATTTACAGGGTTGAAATACCTGAAAACGCTAAATGGCTTCGGATGATACAGGCCGAGATGGGAAGGATAGCATCCCACCTCTTCTGGAGCCACTTCATAGGCGGAAGCGTTGGGTTGCGGACGCCTGCATACTGGGCGGTAGTAGCGAGGGAGGAGATTTTAAAATGGTTTGCAAGGGTTTCAGGCCACAGGGTTTACCACAACTTCAGTGTACCGGGAGGTATCAGGTATGCTGTCCCTGAGAACTTTAAGGAGGATACGATGAGAGTTGTGGATTTCGTTGAGGAAAAGGCCTTAGATGTTGAGGAAGCTTTTCTCGGAAACAATGTTTTCAAAGCTAGGTTGAAGGGTGTTGGAAAGCTTACGGGGGAGGAGGCTTTAAACCTGGGGGTTACAGGACCCGTGTTAAGGGCTTCAGGCGTTAAGTATGATTTGAGGCTTAAAGCCCCCTATCTGAACTATGATAAGGTAAAATTCGAAGTACCTGTCACGAACTCCGGGGATTCTTACGATAGAGCTGTCGTGAGGTTTAAGGAAATACATGAATCCCTTTCAATAATAAAGCAGGCCCTAGAAGAGTTTAAACCCGGGGAGCCTCTCAGGGTTAAACTAGGGCTTACGGCTCCTATAGGGGAAGGAGTTGCCAGGGTTGAGTCAGCTAGAGGTGAATACATGATTCATATTGTGAGCCAGGGTGGTAGGAAGCCCTATAGGGTTAGGTTGAGGAGCATGTCAATGCCTCTTCTCACCACGGTGGTTGACCACATTATCTCGAAGGAGGAGGTGACGATAGCCGATTTTCCCGTAATCCTCGCATCCCTGGATCCATGTGCACCAGACCTTGATAGGTGAGGCTTATGGTTCTGCCGACCCTTGCTAAGTCACTCAAACACCTCGCCAAGAATCCCTACACTCGCTTGGTCCCCAGGAAGTCCAGCCCGTTTAAAACAGACAGTATCAGGGGAGCCCACCTCCTAGACATGTCCAAGTGCACCGGTTGTAGCATGTGCCAGCAGGTCTGCCCAGCAGCATGTATTGACATGGTTGTTGTCGAGGGCGATTACTCTCAGAACCCTAGAAAGAGGTTTCCACGAATAGACCATTCAAAGTGTACTTTCTGCGGACTCTGTGTTGAGTACTGTCCTGTAGCAGCCCTCTCGATGACCACTGTGACAGGCTATGAGCTGTTCACGACAAACAAGGATAGTACTCTTAAGCAGCCACATCAGCTCAAAGAGTCTACGGGGAAGGTGACGGTAACCAAGGAATTGTTCACAGTAGCTTACAGGAGTGGCATTGTTTCGAGGGAGAAATCCGTGGGTATTGGAGGTGAGCGGTGATGGTCGCGCTCGAAGCTCTTGAATCCATTCTTCCATTCCTCACGGGATTGTTCACTCTGGCAATGGTTATATATACTCTAAGAGTTTTCACGTCGAGAAACCTGGGGGACGCCGTCTTGGCGATTGATGCTTTAACGGTAGATCTCATCGTGTTAATGATCCTTGTCGCCCTACACTACAGGTCTCCGTACCTGCTGATAGGGGTGATACCGCTGGCTGCATGGATACTTATCCTTGACCTTGCTGTCGCACGATACTTGGAGAAGAGGTGGGTTAAGTGATAGATGCCTTACTATTCTACCTCGGAATCGCACTAGTCTTTGTCGGCGGGGTAATGGATATAATCGCATCCATAGGGTTCTTCAAGTTGAAGGATTTCTACACTAGGCTCCACGCCGCCACAATCGGGTCCATGGGAGGAGGGTTCTACCCATTAATAGGGATAGCCATAGCTGTCCTAGGGCTCGATGTAGAATTTTGGTTTAAAGCCATCTTCTCAGGCATCGCCCTCGTCGGGGCAGCCATCATCGCCCTCGGAGTTCCGGCGGGCACTCATGCCCTTGCAAGAGGAGTATACAGGTCGCGGGAGGCTGAACCAAGCGTGGTAGTGGATAGGTTGAGGGAGGATTTGGAGAGAGGTGGTAGGCGTTGATGATTCTTTTCCTTGCCGCGGTGGCTACAACTCTCGCTCTAATATCCACCATAGTGGTTGTTCACGAGAAAGATGTTGCCAAGGCCGTGGTGTTAACGGGAGTGGAATCCGTTTTCTACGCTCTTGCACTGTCTATTTTCCTAGCCCCAGACCTGCTCATAGCTTACGTTGCAATAGGGCTGGGGTTGAACACGATTATTCTCTTATACGTGTTATCGAAGGGTGAGAGATATGAAGAGGCTTGAGCTTCTACTCCCAGTTGCCATAGGTATCGGGATATTCACACTAGCTTACTCTCTCGGTCTGCTTAACCCTGAAAGAGAGCTTACAGGCTTGGCCAAAACACTTCTCACAACCATCCCGGATGAAAGCTCGGTTTTCACATCCAAGAGTTTCGAAGTGGTTACAGCGGTTATATGGGATCAAAGAGGGTTTGACACTTTTTTCGAGACGAGTGTTTTGTTCTTAGCGATAATAGCATCACTCTCCATAATAGGTAGGGATGGGCTGGTGAACACTGGGAGGCAGACCTCCACAGTGATAGTTAGGCTAATCTCCAGGATAATGGCACCGGTGATAGTGGTTGTAAGCATATCAGTAGCAATCCACGGCCACGTAACGCCCGGAGGCGGGTTCCAAGGGGGTGCAGTATTCGTAGTCGCCCCATTAATTGTAATGCTTGCCTTTTCAAGCCATCGGTTAAGCCTCCATGGATTCAGGAGCGATAGGCTTCTATTCTTAAGAGCCCTCGGAGTATCATTGATCGGGGTAACAGGCTTACTGCCTGTAATATACTCTCGAGCTGTAGATGTTAACGCATACCTCTTCCAGAACCTGGGGAAGCCTGGGGCAGACTTTACCTATCCAGCAGTGGTTGATACACAGGTTTTTAAAATCCTACTGTCGGGTTCCCTAATAATCTATAATATCGCAGAATACCTGGCGGTTCTAACCGGGTTCACCCTCACTCTTTACTACTTAATGATAGAGTTTGAGAAGGGAGGTGTTGCCGAGTGATCGAGGAGATTCTATGGTATTACATAGGCTTAACAGTATCTTTGACAATAGGCTTTTCCATTTACGGCATAGCGTCCAGGCCTCACCTTGTTAAGAAGATAGCATTGTTCACAATCCTTGGAGACGCGATTTACATGCTCCTGGTCTATTTAGGTTACACGTTAACCTCCACCAACCCGCCAGTATATCCTGGCGGAAGTCTCGAAAACCCTGTTTTCCCGACGCAGAGCCAGCTAATATTGTTTGCGTCTAGGAGTGTGGACCCTTTACCCCAGGTTCTTATCGTGACAGCGATCGTTATCGGGTTCGCGGCTCTACTACTTCTCGCGTCAATCTCCATCAAGATTGCGAAAGAGTATGGCTCTTTGATGGTGACAAGATTGAAGGAGGGTGAGAGCGTTGAGTAAGGTTTCGATCGTAGTCTTCACCATACTACTAGCCCTGATATACTTGGTTTACACTGGCTCCTACGGGTTGTTAGAGATTATGATAGCCTTGCTCACCGGGTTAGGTGTTTCACTGCTTTTTGCACAAGACCTTGTTAGGAATACTTGGAAGCTCTCATTGACAAGGTTTATGAGGGCTGTCGCCTACCTCGCCAAATACTTCACTGTCATAGAGGCTCGGGCTCACTGGGGGGTTGTAAAACTCATTCTCAAGCCTGGCGCAGAGTATAGGCCTGGCATTGTTAGAGTGCCGTATGGAGTTAATAGCGAGTACTCAATCGTATCAATAGCGAACTCCATAACTAACACTCCCGGCACTGTTGTGGTTGATATTGACGAGGACAGGAAATTCTTTTACGTCCACTGGATTGACGTCCAGGCTTTCGACGACCAGGATGCTAGGAGAGCTGTTTCAGAGGTGTTTGAGAAAGAATTATCTAGGATTTTCGAGTAGGTGGTTGAGATGGACGTGTACGAGTTCACCTTGATATACACTGGGCTTGCAGCCCTCACGGGGCTTACAGTATATCTTGTGTTCTATACACTCTTCCAGAGGCTCGTGGCTTCGAAGACGCCTGAGCAGAGAGATGAGGTTTCCGGTTTAATCGTTATGGGAGGCTTTATTGTTAAGGAACCCCCGAGGCTCTCAGCATTAAGAATTCTCAAAGATATTTTCAAGAGGAGCCTGGGGAGGAGTACGATTCTAAGGGTTGAAACCATCAGCAGGGAGATTAGCACATGGTATATTCTAGCTCTTATTTTCCTCGCAAGCCTCGTGATTACAGCTGTAATCCTGAGGTGGTGATGAATGAGTAGTGTTCTAAACCTTTTGATCCAAGCATTGGTCTACCCGGGACTCGCGTTCACTATAATGCTCATAATATTCACTCAGTGGATTGCTAGGAAACTATCCGCTAGAATACAGTTCAGGAGAGGCCCTGTCTACGCGGGCCCTGCCGGGCTCCTCCAACCTCTTGCTGACCTCTTAAAGCTAGTGGCTAAGAGAGACATGGTTAACAAGTACTCACTAACCCGTAGCCCATTGCTTGCAGTAAGCCTCGGCATAGGCGTGTTAATTACTGTACAGCTCGCGCTCCCCGTGGCTTACAGCCCGATTTATGCAAGATACGATGCCATAGCGGTGCTCTACTTCCTTCTCATAGCTCCCTTTGCAATAGCTTACCTCGCAGTCGCACACCCTAATCCTTACACTACAATCGGTGCTGCCAGGTTCCTCGCAGTGCTCGCTGTCTCAGAGCCTGTGTTCGCAGCATCTCTTCTCGTACCCTTGATAATCGCCTCGAGAAATGGAGGCGAGTTCAGCATTTACCTCACATCTCTTAGGGCGGCAAGTGTTTGGACAGCCGGGTTCTCGGAGTCTCTTGCAATGATCCTTTCAACCATATCAGCTTTTATAGGGATGCTTGGCGTCCTCATGGCCAAGCCCTTCGACACTGCAGAAGCGGAGTCTGAAATATACTGGGGAGTCTTCACAGAGCTCGGCGGTCCCCGGCTCGCACTAGGCTTCTTCCTGAAGTTTGCTGAAAGAATAGTGATACCGATGCTATTCGCGGTATTATTTCTCGGAGGCGTATGGCCTGCCGATCCTTTCAACTGGGCGGCTTCAGCGCTCGTGGTTTACTTGAAAACTATCATAGTTTTCTCAATCATAGTGGTGGTTGACTCGATTCTCCCGAGGTATAAACCGGAGCAGGCTGTGAGTTTCATGTTGAAATATGCTTACCCGGTGGCAATAGCAGCAATTATTTTATCGCTAATATAGTCTCAACGCTTGAAGAACCATGAAGTGTCGAAAGGCTTGGCCCTCCTAACCCCGCTTTCGAACAAGGCATGAGAGATTAATGGTAGGGCTATAGTGGCGTCGACGTAAACAGTCTTCTTCTTCGCTACGGGGGACACCTTTCCCCAGCTTACAGCCTCTTCGAGGGTTGCCCCGCTCAAGCCTCCCCATTGTGGAGCATCGGTTGTGAACTGTACAACGTATTCAAGGGACTTGTAGTAGTCGTGGACTCCTTCCTCATACTCTCCTATTAGTGTTTGCGCCACAGTGACCAGGTTGACGTAGTCTTTTGGAACCCCTCCCCCAATATAAATAGATGAGAGCTTCCTGGACTGCCTCCCTATTTCAACAATATCGTTGAAATCCTTCACCATGTCTATTACAACCCTGTGCCCCTTCCTATAGGCTAGAAGCGTGGCCATTCCATAGGCGCTGTCGACGAGGGCTGGCGAGAACACTGGAACACCAGCTCTATATGCGGCGGAGACAATGCAGTCTATGCCTTTCTCGTTGAGCCACTTGCCGAACTCGTGGAGGAATTCGGCGGTTGAGAACGGCTTTTCCGAGGGAAGTGTTTCAACGAACTCCTCTATCAACCTCTCCATCTTCCTATATTCTAGTTCGTTTGCAACAGTATCGTAGAACCTGTCGTACTTATGCCTCAACAGTTTTTCATCATCTACTGTCGGCAGGGTTTTATAGTATTTAAACCCCATGGCTTCGAAAATGTCCTCGCTTATTATCGCTCCTGTTGAGACGACAACATCGACATATCTCTCCTCTACAAGCCATTTCACAATCCTCCACATCCCGGCCGTGCTCATGGAACCGGCTAGTCCGAGAAATATCGTGTTATCGGGATCCCCGAACATTTCTAGCAAAACCTTGTACGCCTCTCCTAGAGCCCTTC
This is a stretch of genomic DNA from Thermosphaera aggregans DSM 11486. It encodes these proteins:
- a CDS encoding complex I subunit 5 family protein yields the protein MGYPSILPALTPYLLVFGAFTLVFFKLLNAGKVFSRIYAFAYVLTSLVFSVSTYLMVRDSGILYYELGGFPPPIGITYVVDEFSAFLGVIVTGLALLLYPLIFVLQPRSDEYYLALYLGLLAGFTGVLYTGDLFNMFVMMEVMLVSTYGLVALAGSKQSYKSAFDYAMIAGVGGLLFFAGAVLIYFATGTLSLGHMGLIEQGFNTCFKGLSEKPVEALQILSLLLFWGLVVDEALVPLHFWLPPAYSSAGPVTASLLAGASEGVAYYALARIVYTVLNGLNPILEYSLRILGTASILVGGVGALYSRSLSQTISYTVVMDSGYMAIALSLGPAGLNVALAYILAHSIVKPLLFLIAGWVKGAYGTDLFDKVEGSLRSSKVLQAGLVTGAAAVTGLPPTIFFIAKLGVYVNLFNALNGDLTIPLALFTSLVGSLLALTAFLKAVSALVLSPPGEGWKPVPTILKAYLVLFTVLTILLGIVYAFTIGPVVSSASNSIVAGRSDYLSTVSGILFCRGGSA
- the nuoB gene encoding NADH-quinone oxidoreductase subunit NuoB; this translates as MSILDKLVRWARSRSIWMIHYCSACGAVEFPPLVMSPLDWERYGYMPAPSPRQSDLYVGMGYLTKKTVKLFLNMYRQVPEPRFVAAGCNCTATGGLYWDSYATYKRLDEFVEVEGWVPGCMPMPDDYFSLLEHLRRKIASTRLETHVSKIRPDAFEKIARYEELEKQWLKEYMDKASKQAGEQANYAFTPSYPECYEVSNKHKICKTSVEKERLRTVLKELKDQGFSLLININAVDYPEKGVIELYYVLENPGTGEQKWVKTFTQRLSPIVDSVHDIYPLALYIEREVYEMMGVEFRNHPSLRKWILEGNWEGPPPLRKDVDTVGFVVKVMYGGYKYGR
- a CDS encoding NADH-quinone oxidoreductase subunit D encodes the protein MEATSMGDREYQVVYFGPQHPGAPGNIAYKLWLDGDRVVKAEVIPGFLHRGFEKMMENRTWEMNVAMSYRFCVEDPDHLEIAYSLAVEDIYRVEIPENAKWLRMIQAEMGRIASHLFWSHFIGGSVGLRTPAYWAVVAREEILKWFARVSGHRVYHNFSVPGGIRYAVPENFKEDTMRVVDFVEEKALDVEEAFLGNNVFKARLKGVGKLTGEEALNLGVTGPVLRASGVKYDLRLKAPYLNYDKVKFEVPVTNSGDSYDRAVVRFKEIHESLSIIKQALEEFKPGEPLRVKLGLTAPIGEGVARVESARGEYMIHIVSQGGRKPYRVRLRSMSMPLLTTVVDHIISKEEVTIADFPVILASLDPCAPDLDR
- a CDS encoding 4Fe-4S binding protein, translated to MVLPTLAKSLKHLAKNPYTRLVPRKSSPFKTDSIRGAHLLDMSKCTGCSMCQQVCPAACIDMVVVEGDYSQNPRKRFPRIDHSKCTFCGLCVEYCPVAALSMTTVTGYELFTTNKDSTLKQPHQLKESTGKVTVTKELFTVAYRSGIVSREKSVGIGGER
- a CDS encoding MrpF/PhaF family protein, producing MVALEALESILPFLTGLFTLAMVIYTLRVFTSRNLGDAVLAIDALTVDLIVLMILVALHYRSPYLLIGVIPLAAWILILDLAVARYLEKRWVK
- the mnhG gene encoding monovalent cation/H(+) antiporter subunit G, which encodes MIDALLFYLGIALVFVGGVMDIIASIGFFKLKDFYTRLHAATIGSMGGGFYPLIGIAIAVLGLDVEFWFKAIFSGIALVGAAIIALGVPAGTHALARGVYRSREAEPSVVVDRLREDLERGGRR
- a CDS encoding Na(+)/H(+) antiporter subunit B; its protein translation is MILFLAAVATTLALISTIVVVHEKDVAKAVVLTGVESVFYALALSIFLAPDLLIAYVAIGLGLNTIILLYVLSKGERYEEA
- a CDS encoding MnhB domain-containing protein, giving the protein MKRLELLLPVAIGIGIFTLAYSLGLLNPERELTGLAKTLLTTIPDESSVFTSKSFEVVTAVIWDQRGFDTFFETSVLFLAIIASLSIIGRDGLVNTGRQTSTVIVRLISRIMAPVIVVVSISVAIHGHVTPGGGFQGGAVFVVAPLIVMLAFSSHRLSLHGFRSDRLLFLRALGVSLIGVTGLLPVIYSRAVDVNAYLFQNLGKPGADFTYPAVVDTQVFKILLSGSLIIYNIAEYLAVLTGFTLTLYYLMIEFEKGGVAE
- a CDS encoding Na+/H+ antiporter subunit C, producing the protein MIEEILWYYIGLTVSLTIGFSIYGIASRPHLVKKIALFTILGDAIYMLLVYLGYTLTSTNPPVYPGGSLENPVFPTQSQLILFASRSVDPLPQVLIVTAIVIGFAALLLLASISIKIAKEYGSLMVTRLKEGESVE
- a CDS encoding Na+/H+ antiporter subunit E → MRALSKVSIVVFTILLALIYLVYTGSYGLLEIMIALLTGLGVSLLFAQDLVRNTWKLSLTRFMRAVAYLAKYFTVIEARAHWGVVKLILKPGAEYRPGIVRVPYGVNSEYSIVSIANSITNTPGTVVVDIDEDRKFFYVHWIDVQAFDDQDARRAVSEVFEKELSRIFE
- a CDS encoding complex I subunit 1/NuoH family protein; the protein is MSSVLNLLIQALVYPGLAFTIMLIIFTQWIARKLSARIQFRRGPVYAGPAGLLQPLADLLKLVAKRDMVNKYSLTRSPLLAVSLGIGVLITVQLALPVAYSPIYARYDAIAVLYFLLIAPFAIAYLAVAHPNPYTTIGAARFLAVLAVSEPVFAASLLVPLIIASRNGGEFSIYLTSLRAASVWTAGFSESLAMILSTISAFIGMLGVLMAKPFDTAEAESEIYWGVFTELGGPRLALGFFLKFAERIVIPMLFAVLFLGGVWPADPFNWAASALVVYLKTIIVFSIIVVVDSILPRYKPEQAVSFMLKYAYPVAIAAIILSLI
- a CDS encoding deoxyhypusine synthase, whose translation is MESLPDELNFILGEVKSLNVEKRSIHQLLLAMADTAFQGRALGEAYKVLLEMFGDPDNTIFLGLAGSMSTAGMWRIVKWLVEERYVDVVVSTGAIISEDIFEAMGFKYYKTLPTVDDEKLLRHKYDRFYDTVANELEYRKMERLIEEFVETLPSEKPFSTAEFLHEFGKWLNEKGIDCIVSAAYRAGVPVFSPALVDSAYGMATLLAYRKGHRVVIDMVKDFNDIVEIGRQSRKLSSIYIGGGVPKDYVNLVTVAQTLIGEYEEGVHDYYKSLEYVVQFTTDAPQWGGLSGATLEEAVSWGKVSPVAKKKTVYVDATIALPLISHALFESGVRRAKPFDTSWFFKR